Below is a window of Planctomycetes bacterium MalM25 DNA.
GCCGCACGTCCGGATCGGACTGGGTGTAGCGGCGGATGGTGGAGTCGCTAACGGCCAAACGGTTTCCCTCGTCCCGTCAGCTTAACCCCGCAACGCCGGAGGTGGCGCCGGGGAATCTGGAAGCCGGAAATCTAAGGGGGCCGGGGCGACTCACAACAGGCTGTCGAGCAGCAGCCGCAGTTTCCGCACCTCGGGCGGGTGCTCCAGACCCTCGATCGGGGTCATCGCGACCGCCAGGGCCCGGCGGTACTTGCTGCGGCCCAGCTGGGTGACCAGCTTGCCGTAATCGATCTCACCCTGGCCGACGCGGACCTGGAATTCGTCCTTCGTGCTGTCACGCAAGTGGACGTGGCGGACGTGCGGCAGCAGCTTATCGATCGGCTTGCCCTGGTGCGGACCGGTCAGGTAGCAGCTCGGGTCGAAGGCGAGGCCGAGACCCTTCACGTGCTGGCAGAAGACCACCGCCGTATCGACGTCCTGCGTCATGCAGTCGATCTCGGTCCGCAGGGCCACCACGGCGCCCTCCAGCGCCGCAAAAGCGACCAGCTTCTTCAGCCGCTCGATTTCCTCGTTGAACGGCGTCCCGAGGGGCGAGCTGGGCACGATCAGCGTGACGACCTTCGTCGCCTTCGCGAGCTTGCAGATCGCCTCGAATTGCTCGTAGTAGGCGTCCCCTTCGGCCTCGATCTCGACGCTCAAGGCGGCGATGTCCATCCGCTTGGTGTCGCCGCACTTGGCGATCGCCCCCTCCAGGTCCGCCAGAACCTCCGAGGGCCGCACCCAGGCGTTGGGCGCCGACTCGTGCAGCGCCAGCTCGACGGACGTAAAGCCCAGGTCGATCAGCTGTTCGAGGACCGCATCGGTCCCCAGCTCGGGAAAGCACTCCGTGGCGGCGGTGACAAACACGCGATATCGCTCCTTCTACGTTGCAAGTCGAGGGCC
It encodes the following:
- a CDS encoding Xylose isomerase-like TIM barrel; this translates as MFVTAATECFPELGTDAVLEQLIDLGFTSVELALHESAPNAWVRPSEVLADLEGAIAKCGDTKRMDIAALSVEIEAEGDAYYEQFEAICKLAKATKVVTLIVPSSPLGTPFNEEIERLKKLVAFAALEGAVVALRTEIDCMTQDVDTAVVFCQHVKGLGLAFDPSCYLTGPHQGKPIDKLLPHVRHVHLRDSTKDEFQVRVGQGEIDYGKLVTQLGRSKYRRALAVAMTPIEGLEHPPEVRKLRLLLDSLL